In Paramormyrops kingsleyae isolate MSU_618 chromosome 5, PKINGS_0.4, whole genome shotgun sequence, one DNA window encodes the following:
- the usp42 gene encoding uncharacterized protein usp42 isoform X3: protein MTIVDKPSEQSDPESGQLKLSGSLLSLTPGDMDGGSANWGIGSPPSDTSKAKTCAEPTPGAAVYSSGTAATGDRQKEQVVTGGDGIALPQKVLFPAERISLQWNQVHRIGAGLHNLGNTCFLNSALQCLSYTAPFANYMLSREHSKTCHEPNFCMMCIMQNHIIQVFANSGNVIKPIGVLNELKRIAKHFRFGNQEDAHEFLRYIIDAMQRSCLPGNKLDRQTQATTFVHQVFGGYLRSRVKCLNCKAVSDTFDPFLDVALEIKTAQNITKALEQFVKPEQLDGENAYKCTKCKKMVPASKRFTVHRTSSVLTISLKRFANFNGGKIAKDVRYPEHLDMRPFMSQSHGEPLNYLLYAVLVHSGFSCHAGHYYCYIKASSGQWYQMNDASVTVSDIRTVLNQQAYVLFYIRSLDLKNGVEHNHSSRMPGQSSPRPILAPRPAGPQPSSTGFIGPQLPPHMAKNSPHINGTGSVRGLPSSSKPGSSLASRTGSSIPSSSLASQVLNRPTRIPESAKRQKLSFLIGQGKTVRPPGSQPALHYNPSCSSSITSQLQTQPSSSTATASSSSSRSTSENLPAAVSRPSLPPVSQGSHMNGTSHNHCAAFLVPYGQESSEESDQEGGAMENGLAGPHGTPAVNGNSRVIATETHVWENGSGPSHNGTRPSQNGLHKVNGVNHSEKVSPEALGLSCSQNPSPSVADGRDAPASVKETLDTNPVEIVPGKEALLPIPSSSQMGQPHSCTSVQDNNASTNGTRASSHLNELTDPVSSVASDPGLTSDRNTTTEVKAKPLDVVSQTPGYVSQNNAVTLMDAAGASNHGSTDAGSINNLPSGPSLVSGSDLSRVKESTETAKAAWRNTSESSGHIPRLESKGESKESNPRHIAREGKGAVDKAVHLSRNWDRGPEKHRHRRERSRVRSRERSRERSRNRSRDRSRERSRDRSRERSRDRSRERSRDRSRERSRDRSRERSRNRSRERSRDRSRERSRDRSRERSRDRSRERSRDRSRERSRDRSRERSRDRSRERSRDRSRESSRERSRDRSRERSRDRSRERSRDRSWDRSRYKHDRSYRSYRDRSRSRDRHHRDREVERRWDRFGHYSREHYHRSKEDRDRRLGEHDHDYDRLLGYRRREELGSQRRRSEEGRGRGHHTQDGEHGRARHSPQTTASPPPGHGRGSHVRLPIQDQHSEDRRTKKHKKSKKKKRAKDKYREHWGQDAFERTSDSSSRKHKKKKRSRHEADSPWESRSSLSGEEHRGGDYDKASRKRQHHDDARPAFGKRCRTENSHHTHSGLQHHNHAGNVTSQSKSNTHACSHNGLSAETDHRDSDHEESFLCKTDRNKEQATCEDMGGSRDTGRSLSCSNMDRNEVE from the exons ATGACCATAGTTGACAAACCATCAGAGCAGTCTGACCCTGAGTCAGGTCAGCTCAAGCTCTCAGGCTCCCTGTTGTCATTGACCCCTGGTGATATGGATGGAGGCTCTGCTAACTGGGGCATAGGCTCCCCACCCTCAGATACCTCCAAAGCAAAGACCTGTGCGGAGCCCACCCCTGGAGCTGCTGTTTACAGCAGTGGCACAGCGGCCACAGGAGACAGACAGAAGGAGCAGG TGGTGACCGGCGGTGATGGTATTGCTCTCCCGCAGAAAGTCCTTTTCCCTGCGGAGCGAATCAGTCTGCAGTGGAACCAGGTCCATCGCATTGGAGCAGGACTCCATAACCTGGGCAACACTTGTTTCCTAAACTCTGCCCTGCAGTGTCTCAGTTACACTGCTCCCTTTGCGAACTACATGCTCTCCCGGGAGCATTCAAAAACAT GTCATGAACCCAACTTCTGTATGATGTGCATCATGCAGAATCATATTATTCAAGTCTTTGCCAACTCTGGAAATGTCATAAAGCCCATTGGTGTTCTCAATGAGCTAAAAC GAATCGCAAAGCATTTTCGCTTTGGAAATCAGGAAGATGCTCATGAGTTTTTGCGGTACATAATTGATGCTATGCAAAGGTCGTGCCTCCCTGGAAATAA ATTAGACAGGCAAACCCAGGCAACTACATTCGTCCATCAAGTTTTTGGAGGCTACCTAAGATCGAGAG TGAAATGCCTGAACTGCAAAGCAGTCTCTGATACATTTGACCCCTTCCTGGATGTTGCTTTGGAAATAAAG ACTGCCCAGAACATCACCAAAGCACTGGAGCAGTTTGTTAAGCCCGAACAACTGGATGGAGAGAATGCCTACAAGTGCACCAA gtGTAAAAAAATGGTACCGGCCTCTAAGAGATTCACAGTTCATCGCACCTCCAGCGTGCTGACCATTTCCCTGAAACGCTTCGCAAACTTCAATGGTGGAAAGATTGCTAAG GAtgtgaggtaccctgagcaccTGGACATGCGTCCATTTATGTCTCAGTCTCACGGAGAGCCCTTGAACTACCTTCTGTATGCTGTGCTGGTTCACTCGGGGTTCAGCTGCCACGCTGGACACTACTACTGCTACATCAAG GCCAGCAGCGGTCAGTGGTATCAGATGAATGACGCTTCAGTCACTGTCAGCGACATCAGAACGGTCCTCAACCAACAAGCCTATGTCTTGTTTTACATCCG ATCCCTAGACTTGAAAAATGGAGTGGAACACAACCATTCCAGTCGAATGCCTGGCCAGTCCTCCCCACGGCCCATTCTTGCACCTCGACCAGCCGGGCCCCAGCCGTCCTCCACCGGCTTCATCGGGCCTCAGCTGCCCCCCCACATGGCCAAG AACTCCCCACACATAAATGGGACCGGCTCCGTTCGAGGGTTACCCTCCAGCTCGAAGCCCGGCAGCAGCCTCGCGAGCAGAACAGGGTCCAGCATTCCTTCCAGTTCCCTGGCCTCCCAGGTGCTTAATCGGCCCACCAGGATCCCCGAGTCTGCCAAGAGGCAGAAGCTGTCCTTCCTCATCGGTCAGGGGAAGACAGTGCGGCCTCCCGGGAGCCAGCCAGCCCTTCATTACAACCCCAGCTGCTCGTCATCCATTACCTCCCAGCTACAAACACAACCCTCATCGTCCACTGCCactgcctcctcttcctcctcacgGTCTACCTCAGAGAATCTGCCAGCTGCAGTGTCCCGGCCCAGCCTTCCCCCCGTCTCCCAGGGCTCCCATATGAACGGCACGTCCCATAACCACTGTGCCGCTTTCCTGGTGCCCTACGGCCAAGAGTCCTCTGAAGAGTCCGACCAGGAGGGAGGAGCCATGGAGAACGGCCTTGCTGGGCCTCATGGCACGCCTGCTGTAAACGGGAACAGCAGGGTTATTGCCACGGAGACCCATGTGTGGGAGAATGGCTCGGGACCATCCCATAATGGCACTAGACCAAGCCAGAATGGGCTACACAAGGTCAATGGTGTCAACCATAGTGAGAAG GTCTCTCCTGAGGCACTGGGCCTGAGTTGTTCTCAGAATCCGTCTCCCAGTGTGGCCGACGGCAGAGATGCCCCAGCCAGTGTTAAAGAGACCCTGGACACAAACCCCGTGGAGATTGTGCCTGG CAAAGAAGCATTGCTTCCTATACCCTCCTCCTCCCAAATGGGTCAACCCCACAGTTGTACCTCTGTCCAAGACAACAATGCCTCCACTAATGGAACAAGGGCTAGCAGTCACTTGAATGAGCTCACCGACCCTGTGTCCAGTGTGGCCTCTGATCCCGGTCTGACATCGGATAGAAATACTACGACTGAGGTTAAAGCTAAGCCGCTTGATGTGGTCTCTCAAACCCCTGGTTATGTTTCTCAAAACAACGCTGTCACCTTGATGGATGCTGCCGGTGCCTCTAACCACGGCTCCACAGATGCTGGTTCCATTAACAATTTGCCGTCTGGCCCAAGCCTAGTTTCTGGAAGTGACCTTTCTAGAGTGAAGGAGAGCACAGAAACTGCAAAAGCAGCATGGAGAAACACCTCTGAAAGCAGCGGCCATATTCCCAGGTTAGAGAGCAAAGGGGAGTCTAAGGAGTCCAACCCAAGACACATCGCCAGGGAAGGAAAGGGGGCCGTGGACAAAGCAGTCCACCTCTCTAGAAACTGGGATCGAGGGCCTGAGAAACACCGGCACCGCCGGGAGAGAAGCCGGGTCCGGAGCAGGGAGAGGAGCCGTGAGAGAAGCCGGAACCGAAGCCGGGACCGGAGCAGGGAGAGGAGCCGGGATCGGAGCAGGGAGAGGAGCCGGGACCGGAGCAGGGAGAGGAGCCGGGACCGGAGCAGGGAGAGGAGCCGGGACCGGAGCCGTGAGAGAAGCCGGAACCGGAGCCGTGAGAGAAGCCGGGACCGGAGCAGGGAGAGAAGCCGGGACCGGAGCAGGGAGAGGAGCCGGGACCGGAGCAGGGAGAGGAGCCGGGACCGGAGCCGTGAGAGAAGCCGGGACCGGAGCCGTGAGAGAAGCCGGGACCGGAGCCGTGAGAGAAGCCGGGACCGGAGCAGGGAGAGCAGCCGTGAAAGAAGCCGGGACCGGAGCCGAGAGAGAAGCCGGGACCGGAGCCGAGAAAGAAGCCGGGACCGGAGCTGGGACCGGAGCCGCTACAAGCATGACCGGAGCTACCGCTCTTACAGGGACAGGTCTCGCAGTCGGGACCGACACCACAGGGATAGGGAGGTAGAGAGACGCTGGGATCGCTTTGGACACTACAGCAGGGAGCACTACCACCGGTCCAAAGAAGACCGAGACCGTAGACTCGGTGAACACGACCATGATTATGACAGGCTCCTGGGGTACCGTCGCCGGGAGGAGCTCGGCAGCCAGAGGCGCCGTTCAGAGGAGGGACGAGGACGGGGGCACCACACTCAGGACGGAGAGCACGGTAGAGCCAGGCACTCGCCCCAAACCACTGCATCGCCACCCCCTGGCCACGGCAGAGGCTCCCATGTGCGACTACCCATACAGGACCAGCACTCTGAGGACCGTCGCaccaagaaacacaaaaagtccaagaagaagaaaagagCAAAGGACAAGTATCGGGAGCATTG GGGCCAAGATGCATTTGAGAGGACTTCCGACAGCAGCTCCAGGAAGCACAAAAAGAAGAAGAGGTCGAGACATGAGGCAGACTCCCCATGGGAGAGCCGCTCCAGCCTAAGTGGCGAGGAGCACCGTGGTGGCGATTACGACAAGGCAAGCCGCAAGCGCCAGCACCACGATGACGCGCGCCCAGCCTTCGGCAAACGCTGCCGGACTGAGAACAGCCACCACACTCACAGCGGGCTACAACACCACAACCATGCAG GGAACGTCACATCTCAGTCAAAGAGTAACACTCACGCATGCTCTCATAATGGCCTGAGCGCAGAGACGGACCACAGAGACTCAGACCATGAAGAGTCTTTCCTCTGCAAGACTGACAGAAATAAGG agCAAGCCACTTGTGAGGACATGGGAGGGAGTAGAGACACTGGAAGAAGCTTGTCCTGCAGTAACATGGACAGAAATGAAGTTG aatga
- the usp42 gene encoding uncharacterized protein usp42 isoform X2, protein MTIVDKPSEQSDPESGQLKLSGSLLSLTPGDMDGGSANWGIGSPPSDTSKAKTCAEPTPGAAVYSSGTAATGDRQKEQVVTGGDGIALPQKVLFPAERISLQWNQVHRIGAGLHNLGNTCFLNSALQCLSYTAPFANYMLSREHSKTCHEPNFCMMCIMQNHIIQVFANSGNVIKPIGVLNELKRIAKHFRFGNQEDAHEFLRYIIDAMQRSCLPGNKLDRQTQATTFVHQVFGGYLRSRVKCLNCKAVSDTFDPFLDVALEIKTAQNITKALEQFVKPEQLDGENAYKCTKCKKMVPASKRFTVHRTSSVLTISLKRFANFNGGKIAKDVRYPEHLDMRPFMSQSHGEPLNYLLYAVLVHSGFSCHAGHYYCYIKASSGQWYQMNDASVTVSDIRTVLNQQAYVLFYIRSLDLKNGVEHNHSSRMPGQSSPRPILAPRPAGPQPSSTGFIGPQLPPHMAKNSPHINGTGSVRGLPSSSKPGSSLASRTGSSIPSSSLASQVLNRPTRIPESAKRQKLSFLIGQGKTVRPPGSQPALHYNPSCSSSITSQLQTQPSSSTATASSSSSRSTSENLPAAVSRPSLPPVSQGSHMNGTSHNHCAAFLVPYGQESSEESDQEGGAMENGLAGPHGTPAVNGNSRVIATETHVWENGSGPSHNGTRPSQNGLHKVNGVNHSEKVSPEALGLSCSQNPSPSVADGRDAPASVKETLDTNPVEIVPGKEALLPIPSSSQMGQPHSCTSVQDNNASTNGTRASSHLNELTDPVSSVASDPGLTSDRNTTTEVKAKPLDVVSQTPGYVSQNNAVTLMDAAGASNHGSTDAGSINNLPSGPSLVSGSDLSRVKESTETAKAAWRNTSESSGHIPRLESKGESKESNPRHIAREGKGAVDKAVHLSRNWDRGPEKHRHRRERSRVRSRERSRERSRNRSRDRSRERSRDRSRERSRDRSRERSRDRSRERSRDRSRERSRNRSRERSRDRSRERSRDRSRERSRDRSRERSRDRSRERSRDRSRERSRDRSRERSRDRSRESSRERSRDRSRERSRDRSRERSRDRSWDRSRYKHDRSYRSYRDRSRSRDRHHRDREVERRWDRFGHYSREHYHRSKEDRDRRLGEHDHDYDRLLGYRRREELGSQRRRSEEGRGRGHHTQDGEHGRARHSPQTTASPPPGHGRGSHVRLPIQDQHSEDRRTKKHKKSKKKKRAKDKYREHWGQDAFERTSDSSSRKHKKKKRSRHEADSPWESRSSLSGEEHRGGDYDKASRKRQHHDDARPAFGKRCRTENSHHTHSGLQHHNHAGNVTSQSKSNTHACSHNGLSAETDHRDSDHEESFLCKTDRNKEQATCEDMGGSRDTGRSLSCSNMDRNEVDHGFCERLLQKK, encoded by the exons ATGACCATAGTTGACAAACCATCAGAGCAGTCTGACCCTGAGTCAGGTCAGCTCAAGCTCTCAGGCTCCCTGTTGTCATTGACCCCTGGTGATATGGATGGAGGCTCTGCTAACTGGGGCATAGGCTCCCCACCCTCAGATACCTCCAAAGCAAAGACCTGTGCGGAGCCCACCCCTGGAGCTGCTGTTTACAGCAGTGGCACAGCGGCCACAGGAGACAGACAGAAGGAGCAGG TGGTGACCGGCGGTGATGGTATTGCTCTCCCGCAGAAAGTCCTTTTCCCTGCGGAGCGAATCAGTCTGCAGTGGAACCAGGTCCATCGCATTGGAGCAGGACTCCATAACCTGGGCAACACTTGTTTCCTAAACTCTGCCCTGCAGTGTCTCAGTTACACTGCTCCCTTTGCGAACTACATGCTCTCCCGGGAGCATTCAAAAACAT GTCATGAACCCAACTTCTGTATGATGTGCATCATGCAGAATCATATTATTCAAGTCTTTGCCAACTCTGGAAATGTCATAAAGCCCATTGGTGTTCTCAATGAGCTAAAAC GAATCGCAAAGCATTTTCGCTTTGGAAATCAGGAAGATGCTCATGAGTTTTTGCGGTACATAATTGATGCTATGCAAAGGTCGTGCCTCCCTGGAAATAA ATTAGACAGGCAAACCCAGGCAACTACATTCGTCCATCAAGTTTTTGGAGGCTACCTAAGATCGAGAG TGAAATGCCTGAACTGCAAAGCAGTCTCTGATACATTTGACCCCTTCCTGGATGTTGCTTTGGAAATAAAG ACTGCCCAGAACATCACCAAAGCACTGGAGCAGTTTGTTAAGCCCGAACAACTGGATGGAGAGAATGCCTACAAGTGCACCAA gtGTAAAAAAATGGTACCGGCCTCTAAGAGATTCACAGTTCATCGCACCTCCAGCGTGCTGACCATTTCCCTGAAACGCTTCGCAAACTTCAATGGTGGAAAGATTGCTAAG GAtgtgaggtaccctgagcaccTGGACATGCGTCCATTTATGTCTCAGTCTCACGGAGAGCCCTTGAACTACCTTCTGTATGCTGTGCTGGTTCACTCGGGGTTCAGCTGCCACGCTGGACACTACTACTGCTACATCAAG GCCAGCAGCGGTCAGTGGTATCAGATGAATGACGCTTCAGTCACTGTCAGCGACATCAGAACGGTCCTCAACCAACAAGCCTATGTCTTGTTTTACATCCG ATCCCTAGACTTGAAAAATGGAGTGGAACACAACCATTCCAGTCGAATGCCTGGCCAGTCCTCCCCACGGCCCATTCTTGCACCTCGACCAGCCGGGCCCCAGCCGTCCTCCACCGGCTTCATCGGGCCTCAGCTGCCCCCCCACATGGCCAAG AACTCCCCACACATAAATGGGACCGGCTCCGTTCGAGGGTTACCCTCCAGCTCGAAGCCCGGCAGCAGCCTCGCGAGCAGAACAGGGTCCAGCATTCCTTCCAGTTCCCTGGCCTCCCAGGTGCTTAATCGGCCCACCAGGATCCCCGAGTCTGCCAAGAGGCAGAAGCTGTCCTTCCTCATCGGTCAGGGGAAGACAGTGCGGCCTCCCGGGAGCCAGCCAGCCCTTCATTACAACCCCAGCTGCTCGTCATCCATTACCTCCCAGCTACAAACACAACCCTCATCGTCCACTGCCactgcctcctcttcctcctcacgGTCTACCTCAGAGAATCTGCCAGCTGCAGTGTCCCGGCCCAGCCTTCCCCCCGTCTCCCAGGGCTCCCATATGAACGGCACGTCCCATAACCACTGTGCCGCTTTCCTGGTGCCCTACGGCCAAGAGTCCTCTGAAGAGTCCGACCAGGAGGGAGGAGCCATGGAGAACGGCCTTGCTGGGCCTCATGGCACGCCTGCTGTAAACGGGAACAGCAGGGTTATTGCCACGGAGACCCATGTGTGGGAGAATGGCTCGGGACCATCCCATAATGGCACTAGACCAAGCCAGAATGGGCTACACAAGGTCAATGGTGTCAACCATAGTGAGAAG GTCTCTCCTGAGGCACTGGGCCTGAGTTGTTCTCAGAATCCGTCTCCCAGTGTGGCCGACGGCAGAGATGCCCCAGCCAGTGTTAAAGAGACCCTGGACACAAACCCCGTGGAGATTGTGCCTGG CAAAGAAGCATTGCTTCCTATACCCTCCTCCTCCCAAATGGGTCAACCCCACAGTTGTACCTCTGTCCAAGACAACAATGCCTCCACTAATGGAACAAGGGCTAGCAGTCACTTGAATGAGCTCACCGACCCTGTGTCCAGTGTGGCCTCTGATCCCGGTCTGACATCGGATAGAAATACTACGACTGAGGTTAAAGCTAAGCCGCTTGATGTGGTCTCTCAAACCCCTGGTTATGTTTCTCAAAACAACGCTGTCACCTTGATGGATGCTGCCGGTGCCTCTAACCACGGCTCCACAGATGCTGGTTCCATTAACAATTTGCCGTCTGGCCCAAGCCTAGTTTCTGGAAGTGACCTTTCTAGAGTGAAGGAGAGCACAGAAACTGCAAAAGCAGCATGGAGAAACACCTCTGAAAGCAGCGGCCATATTCCCAGGTTAGAGAGCAAAGGGGAGTCTAAGGAGTCCAACCCAAGACACATCGCCAGGGAAGGAAAGGGGGCCGTGGACAAAGCAGTCCACCTCTCTAGAAACTGGGATCGAGGGCCTGAGAAACACCGGCACCGCCGGGAGAGAAGCCGGGTCCGGAGCAGGGAGAGGAGCCGTGAGAGAAGCCGGAACCGAAGCCGGGACCGGAGCAGGGAGAGGAGCCGGGATCGGAGCAGGGAGAGGAGCCGGGACCGGAGCAGGGAGAGGAGCCGGGACCGGAGCAGGGAGAGGAGCCGGGACCGGAGCCGTGAGAGAAGCCGGAACCGGAGCCGTGAGAGAAGCCGGGACCGGAGCAGGGAGAGAAGCCGGGACCGGAGCAGGGAGAGGAGCCGGGACCGGAGCAGGGAGAGGAGCCGGGACCGGAGCCGTGAGAGAAGCCGGGACCGGAGCCGTGAGAGAAGCCGGGACCGGAGCCGTGAGAGAAGCCGGGACCGGAGCAGGGAGAGCAGCCGTGAAAGAAGCCGGGACCGGAGCCGAGAGAGAAGCCGGGACCGGAGCCGAGAAAGAAGCCGGGACCGGAGCTGGGACCGGAGCCGCTACAAGCATGACCGGAGCTACCGCTCTTACAGGGACAGGTCTCGCAGTCGGGACCGACACCACAGGGATAGGGAGGTAGAGAGACGCTGGGATCGCTTTGGACACTACAGCAGGGAGCACTACCACCGGTCCAAAGAAGACCGAGACCGTAGACTCGGTGAACACGACCATGATTATGACAGGCTCCTGGGGTACCGTCGCCGGGAGGAGCTCGGCAGCCAGAGGCGCCGTTCAGAGGAGGGACGAGGACGGGGGCACCACACTCAGGACGGAGAGCACGGTAGAGCCAGGCACTCGCCCCAAACCACTGCATCGCCACCCCCTGGCCACGGCAGAGGCTCCCATGTGCGACTACCCATACAGGACCAGCACTCTGAGGACCGTCGCaccaagaaacacaaaaagtccaagaagaagaaaagagCAAAGGACAAGTATCGGGAGCATTG GGGCCAAGATGCATTTGAGAGGACTTCCGACAGCAGCTCCAGGAAGCACAAAAAGAAGAAGAGGTCGAGACATGAGGCAGACTCCCCATGGGAGAGCCGCTCCAGCCTAAGTGGCGAGGAGCACCGTGGTGGCGATTACGACAAGGCAAGCCGCAAGCGCCAGCACCACGATGACGCGCGCCCAGCCTTCGGCAAACGCTGCCGGACTGAGAACAGCCACCACACTCACAGCGGGCTACAACACCACAACCATGCAG GGAACGTCACATCTCAGTCAAAGAGTAACACTCACGCATGCTCTCATAATGGCCTGAGCGCAGAGACGGACCACAGAGACTCAGACCATGAAGAGTCTTTCCTCTGCAAGACTGACAGAAATAAGG agCAAGCCACTTGTGAGGACATGGGAGGGAGTAGAGACACTGGAAGAAGCTTGTCCTGCAGTAACATGGACAGAAATGAAGTTG ACCATGGATTTTGTGAACGCCTTCTTCAAAAGAAGTGA